A window of Paraburkholderia megapolitana genomic DNA:
GCGTATGATACTGACGCAAATAAGGGGCAATCAGGAGACATCGGATGAGCGACGCTATCAATCCGAACCGTACGGCGTCGTGTCCGTTCCATGACAATACAGGCAGCCCGCCATCAACATCAGACGGCTGCCCGATCAACCACCGCGCCGCCGACTTCGATCCATTCGAAGACGCCTACCAGCAAGACCCCCCCGAATACGTCCGCTGGGCACGCGAACAGCAACCGGTTTTCTACAGTCCCAAGCTCGGCTACTGGGTCGTCACGCGCTTCGACGACATCAAGGCGATCTTTCGCGACAACATGACGTTCAGCCCGTCGATCGCACTCGAAAAAATCACACCGACCGGACCCGAGGCAAACGAAGTGCTCGCCTCATACGGCTATGCAATGAGCCGAACGCTCGTCAACGAGGACGAGCCGGCCCATATGCCGCGTCGTCGCGCGCTGATGGAGCCGTTCACACCCGAGGCGCTCGAGCGGCACAAGCCGATGGTGCGCCGACTGGTACGCCAATACGTCGACCGGTTCATCAACGACGGCAAAGCCGATCTCGTCGATCAGATACTGTGGGAAGTCCCGCTTACCGTGGCACTGCATTTTCTGGGCGTGCCCGAAGAAGACATGGACACGTTGCGCAAGTATTCGATTGCGCACACGGTCAATACGTGGGGACGGCCCAAGCCCGAAGAGCAGGTTGAAGTCGCGCAGGCTGTCGGCAAGTTCTGGCGGTTTGCTGGAAATGTCCTCGAGAAGATGCGGAGCAATCCGAACGGGCACGGCTGGATGCAATACGGCATCCGGAAGCAGAAGGAACTGCCCGAGGTGGTAACGGATTCGTATCTGCATTCGATGATGATGGCCGGCATCGTGGCCGCGCACGAGACCACCGCGAATGCCACGGCGAACGCGCTGAAGCTGCTGCTTCAGCACCCACAGGCATGGCGCGATATCTGCGACGATCCACGCCTGATACCGAACGCGGTCGAAGAGTGTTTGCGGCACAACGGCTCGATCGCTGCATGGCGACGTCTTGCGACCCGCGATGTCACGATCTCCGGCGTCGAGATTCCTGCAGGATCGAAACTGCTGATCGTCACGTCGTCGGCGAATCGCGACGAACGTCAGTTCGCGGGAGCCGATCTGTTCGATATCCGCCGCGAGAACGCAAGCGACCATCTCACGTTCGGCTATGGCTCGCATCAGTGCATGGGGAAAAATCTCGCCCGCATGGAGATGCAGATTTTCCTCGAAGCGTTCACGCGCCGTTTGCCGCACATGCGCCTTGCCGAACAGCGCTTTAGCTACGTGCCCAATACGTCGTTTCGCGGCCCCGAGCACCTGCTGATCGAATGGGACCCGGCGCTGAACCCCGAGCGAAACGATCTATCGGTGCTGCGACCGCGCACGGCGGTGCGTATCGGCGAACCGTCCGCACACGCAATCAGCCGTCCGGTCGTCGTGACGTCCGTCATCTACGCCGGAGCCGACATCGTGCGCGTCAAGCTTGCGTCGCGCGACGGTCGGCCGCTACCTCGCTGGACGCCGGGCTCGCATATCGACGTCGAGTGCGGCGATACCGGCATCTCGCGGCAGTATTCGCTGTGCGGCAATCCAGCCGAAGCGGAGACGTTCGAAATCGCGGTGCTTAAAGAGCACGATAGTCGCGGCGGCTCGGTATGGCTGCACGACGCCGTCAAGCCTGGCGCTTTGCTGCACATACGCGGCCCGCGCAATCACTTTCGACTCGACGAAACAGCGCAGCGGGTGGTTCTGATTGCCGGCGGTATCGGCATTACGCCGATCAGCGCAATGGCACGGCGCGCGAAAGAACTGGGCATCGACTACGAAGTGCATTTCAGCGGACGTACGCGTGCATCGATGGTGCTGCTCGACGAGCTCTCCGCTCTACATGGGGATCGCCTGCGAGTGTATGTGTCCGATGAAGACACGCGTAACGATTTCAGCGCGCTGCGGGTCGACGATGCAACCCAGGTATATGCGTGCGGTCCGGCGAATATGCTCGACGCACTGGAACAAATAGCCACGAACTGGCCCGACAACACGCTAAAAATCGAGCATTTCGTCTCGTCGATCGGCACACGCGATCCAGACCGCGAGCACGCGTTCGACGTGGAACTCAAGGACTCCGGGCTCGTCGTGACCGTAGCTGCCGATCAAACATTGCTCGCTGCGCTGCGACAGGCGAATGTCGACGTACAGAGCGATTGCGAGGAAGGATTGTGCGGCTCGTGCGAGGTGCGCGTTCTGGCCGGCGAAGTCGATCATCGCGATGTCGTGCTGACGAAAACCGAACGGCAGTCGAATACGCGAATGATGGCCTGCTGCTCGCGTGCGCAAGGCACGAGGCTCACGCTGGAGCTTTGATACCGGGCACACGTCACCCTAGTCGGGCGAATTGAGCTGACGGACTCTGCGTTCGTCCCCGGTGGTAAAGTTCTCCCCCGTATCGCCATACGTTGCGCACCTTGCAGGAAGTCTTCGCGAATAAAGGAAAAACTCTTGTACCCACCTATTGAACCCTACGAACACGGTTTCCTCGACACCGGCGATGGACATCGCGTGTATTGGGAGTTGTGCGGCAACCCTAACGGCAAGCCGGCGATTTTTCTCCACGGCGGCCCAGGCGGCGGATGTAGCGAGGACCATCGGCGGCTATTCGATCCGGCGCGCTACAAGATCATGCTGTTCGACCAGCGCGGCTGCGGTCGTTCTACGCCGTACGCGAGCCTCGAGAACAATACGACCTGGCATCTTGTAGCCGATATCGAACGGCTGCGTGAGCTGGCGGGCGTCGAGAAATGGCTGGTTTTCGGTGGCTCGTGGGGTAGCTCGCTGGCGCTTGCCTATGCCGAAACCCACCCGGAGCGCGTGAGCGAACTGGTGGTACGCGGCATCTTCACGCTGCGGCGCGCCGAGTTGCTCTGGTACTACCAGGACGGTGCGTCATGGTTGTTCCCCGATCTCTGGGAGGAATACCTCGCGCCGATTCCGGTTGCCGAGCGGGGAGACATGATGGCCGCCTATCGCCGCCGCCTGACCGGCGACGATGAAGCCGTGAAGCGCCAGGCGGCTCGCGCGTGGAGTTTATGGGAAGGGCGCACCCTTACGCTGCTGCCGAGCCCTGAATTGAAGGAGCATTTCGGCGACGAGGAATTCGCTATTGCGTTCGCCCGGATCGAGAATCACTATTTTGTTCATCAGGGGTTCGTGGAGGAAGGGCAGCTGCTGCGTGACGCCCATCGCCTCGCGAATATTCCCGGGGTGATCATTCAAGGCCGTTACGACGTGGCGACGCCGGCGCGCACTGCGTGGGATTTGTCGCGTGCGTGGCCAACCGCGAAGTTCGAGCTGATTCCGGACGCCGGTCATGCTTTCAACGAGCCCGGCATTCTGCGCGCGCTGATCGCGGCGACGGACGGTTTCGCAAACTCATCGACAGGTCGATAAATGAATCAGCTACCCCGGCTCTTGCCCACCGCTGCAACCGACGAAACCTTCGGGGGCGTGACTTACCACATCGGTGGTGAACTGGTGCCGGTGTTGTCGGTTGATGTCTCGAACACGCCGGTCTACTTCGAGCACCACATCCTGCTCTGGAAAAACTCGAACGTTCGCATTAGCATCAAGCCGCTCAAGGGCGCGGTGAAACGCATGCTGGCCGGCATGCAGGTGTTCGTTACCGAAGCAAGCGGCGATGGTGTTATCGCGTTCAGCCGCGATGGTGCCGGCCACGTTGTGCCGATTCATCTGCGTGCGGGCGAAGAGCTTCATGTGCGTGAGCATCAGTTTCTTGCCGCCACCGAAAATGTCGAATACACGTTCGAGCGCGTGCGCGGCATCACCAACATGTTTCTCGGCCAGAGCGGTTTTTTCATCGACAAGTTTCGCGGGCATCGCGAGGACGGCGTGCTCTGGTTGCACGGATACGGAAACGTCTTCGAGAAAGTGCTGGCCGCCGGCGAGACGATCGATGTGGAGCCCGGCGGCTGGCTTTACAAGGACCCGGACGTGAAGATGGATACTGTGGTGGACAGACTGTCGAGCGGTCTTTTCGCAGCGGGCTTCAACTTCATCGTGAACCGGTTCACGGGCCCGGGTCGCGTCGGCATCCAGTCGATGTACGTGAATAACTCGACGAGCGACCGGTAAGGAAAACCGAGGCTCGCTATCATTTAACTTTGCAAACGGGAGGTAGGTATGTTGGTACGTTTTGTCATGCTGCTGGCGGTGGGCGCTTCGATTCTTTTGACTGGCTGCAATACGGTGGCCGGTGCGGGGCAGGATATTTCGAACTCGGCTCGTACGGTTCAGAAGGCGCTTTGAGATCTGGTGGTGAGGTGGCGGGGTGGTGGTCGGCGTGCTGCCGCCTCGCGATCGCCGTGCTCGCGGTGTGGTCGGCCCAATGCCATGCGTCGACGTATTCCTGCCGGCAGGAACTGCGCACCCTGATCGTCCCGGCGCTCAGGGATACCGCATTTCCAAAGACGGATATCCAGGTCGAGTTGCCGGAAGTGACGTACACGAACGCAGATGCGTCGAAACCTCTGTACAGCGTCCGACTCTTTGTGCCAGCGAACAGCCCGGAGAATCCGGACCGGGAACTCACCATCGGCTGGGTGAATCTGGATGTCGCGAGACTGCGAGTCTATGACGTAACACGGAATCCCGATCGTCCGGATGTGTTGAGCGTAGACGCGAGCAGATTCCGCGATTTCGTGTCGAAATGCATGGCGGGCGCGAATCGAGACCCTTCGTCCTGTGAAAAGCTGAACGGCTTCGCATCAAAGAAGGGCGTGCTGATTCCCGGTAACGAGGCGGGCAGATTGGTGACAGGAGCCGGTCGCCTTCAGTTCTATTCGGCTCCCGACGTGTCATGCAGAATGAGCGGTGTCTTCATCCTCGAAGGTGAGACAGTGGATGCCTATTCCGAGTACGGAAACTTCACCTCGGTCGTCTATCTGAACGCAAAATCGAACGGCCCAGTAACCGGTTGGGTCAGGTCCGATCGACTGAAACCCGATGGCGTCGGGATTGCTCCCCGGCAATAATCCGGCGAAGCAACGGCTGTAGGCAGAAACTGCTTAGGGTACGTTCGCGATTCGAATGACACCGTATTGGTAGAAAATAAATCTACCTGACCGCAATTTTACATCGTCCGTGTTCTACAAATCGACGAATTCGTGGATTTCTTTGGGACGTTTTTCTACGTGTGCTTCCGTACAATTTAACGCTCCAGCGACCTCTACAAACCGACGATGAGCACCCATCTGCATTACTTCGATTACGCCGCCACCACGCCCGCCGATCCCCGAGTGATTGCTTCGATGGTCGAGTGCCTCGGTATCGACGGCGCATTTGCCAATCCGGCTTCGACTTCCCACCAGGCGGGCATGCGGGCACGCAACCTCGTCGAGGCTGCGCGAGCGGAAGTTGCGGGTGCGATCGGTGCGCGACCCGATGAGATCGTATGGACCTCGGGTGCAACGGAGTCGAATAATCTCGCGTTGAAAGGCTTCGCCGATTTGGCGGCGCGTCCCGGTCATATCGTCACTAGCCGTCTGGAACACAAGGCCATTCTCGATACCGTGGCCAGCCTCGAGAGCCGGGGATGGGCGGTGAGCTACGTCGATCCGGATCAGCACGGCGCCATCACCGTCGAGGCGGTAGCCGGCGCGATGCGACCAGATACAGGCATCGTCTCGCTGATGCTGGTCAACAACGAAATCGGCACGCTGACGGACATCGCTGCCATCGCCCCGATCGTGCATGCAGCCGGCGCATTGCTGCACGTCGACGCGGCCCAGGCGCTGGGCAAAACGCCCATCGATGTCAAAGCGCTCGGCATCGACCTGATGTCGATTTCCGCGCACAAGGTGTACGGACCCAAGGGCATTGGCGCGTTGTACGTGAGTTCGGCGGCGGCACAACGGATCGCGCCGCAGATGCACGGCGGCGGGCACGAGCGTGGCTTACGTTCGGGCACGCTGGCGACACACCAGATTGTCGCGATGGGAACAGCGTGTGCAATCGCTAAAGCAGAGATGGACGCGGATACGCAGCGAATCGCGAGGCTCAGCGAACGTCTGCTTGCTGGTGTATTGTCACTCGATGGCGTTCGACACAATGCGCGGAACACGCTTCGCATTCCGCATACGCTAAGCTTGACCATCGACCACTCTGGTTTCTTTCCATTTATGCTCGCTGGCGATCTTGCCGTTTCGTCGACTTCGGCCTGCAACTCCGCGGCCGGAACGCCATCGCATGTTTTGAGCGCAATTGGACTGAGCGATCAGGCGTCGTCCAGAACGATCCGCTTCAGCCTGGGTCGCTTTAGCACAGAGGAAGACGTCGACTGGGCCATCGCCAGCATCCGGCAGGTCGTCGAGCAATGCATGCCGGAAGCCGCCGGCGTGTCTGCTTTTCCATTGGTTTGAGCACTACGTCGGACATGCTGTTTCATCAATTCTTCGATTCCGCCTCAAGCACCTACACCTATGTGCTCGCCTCCCGTGCAGGAGGCGAAGCGCTCATCATCGATCCCGTCAAAGAGCATCTGCATGCGTATCTGGGCATCATCGAGCGGCTGGATCTGCGCCTCGTTCATGCGATCGACACGCATACGCATGCTGACCACATAACCGCGCTCGGCGATCTTCGCGACGCGACGCACTGCTGCACGATCATGGGTGAGCGATCGAAAGCAGAGTGTGTGTCGCGACGTGTCAGCGAAGGGGAGGTTTTGCGCGCGGATGGGATTCAATTGCGTGCGCTCTACACACCCGGTCACACGGACGAGTCGTTTAGCTTCGTGTTGAACCCCGATGCACCGGCGGCGGTGTTCACAGGGGATGTGCTTCTAATCGGCGGGACGGGGCGCACGGATTTTCAGGGCGGCGACGCCGAACAGTCGTGGGATTCGATCGTCAACAAGCTTTTTACGCTGCCGGACATCACGGTCGTCTATCCCGCTCATGACTATCGAGGGCGAACGTCGACGAGCATCGGTGAAGAGAAGGTAGCGAATCCACGTATAACGGGGAAATCGAAGGCCGAGTACGTCGAAATCATGAACGGCCTGAATCTCGCGGACCCGAAGATGATGGATGTCGCTATTCCGGCGAATCTGCGGTGTGGGCGGGGCGATTGAGAGCTTGTTTGGGAGACCGCTGCAACCGCTTGGTCTGATACAGACAGTTGTCCGTTGAAGGCTCGCATGTTCAAATCGTCCGATCTACTTCCAGTTCCCGATCTCGCCATGCCATTTTTCGCGCCCGTTACGCTGACCACTTCACGCCTTGTTCTGCGGCCGCTCCGTCATGAAGACGCGCCGGCGCTGTTCGCCATCTGGTCGGATGTGGAAGCGATGCGCTACTTCGCATTTCCGGCGATGACGCATCTGGATCAGGCAACGGATCGTATCGAGCGCAAATTGAAGGTATCCGCTAGCGGCCAGGATCTGGTTTGCGTGCTTGAACTGCAGGCAACCGGTGAAGCGATCGGCACTTGCGATCTCTTTCATGTTGACGAGCAATGTCGGCGCGCAGAGATCGGCTTTAGTCTGCAACGCAAGCACTGGGGCAGTGGGTATATGACCGAGGCAGTGTCCGCGGTGATCGGGCACGCGTTCGGCAAACCAGGTTTGCGCAGGATCGAAGCGGATATCGATCCCCGCAATATCGCTTCGGCAGGGCTGCTCGAACGACTCGGATTTCTCCGCGAAGGGCTGTTGCGCGAGCGCTGGTTAGTCGGTGACGAAGTTTCAGATAGCGCACTGTATGGGCTCCTTGCGAGGGATTATCAGTCTTGCAACACGCTACCCACGCCAGCCTGAACCTCAAGCCTGAATCAGCGCCTGCACAAGCTGCGCCCGCAAAACCGACGTGATATGCGGCTGACGATGCCCCTCGAGAATGCCAATGACACGCCGCCATCCCGGAACCGGCAGCGGCAGCACATCGAGCAACGTATCCTTCGACCACTGAACGTGCCTGAGCTGCGGCACGATCGACACGCCGACATTCTGCCGAACCAGTTCGATGATTGCCGCGATTGAATTCACTTCGAGCACGTCGTTGGTTTTCACGTGCATGCGTCGCAGTACACGCTCCACATTCGCGCCCGTCAGCGAACGACGCTCGAACCGGATGAACGGTTGCGCTTGCAGAAGCGCTAGCGAATCTTCGTCGGCGGAGCGGATCAATGCGCTTGCCAGCAGCACCAGCGGTTCGTCATAGAGCGGTGTCCAACGCTCCGATGTCGTGTCGGCACGCACCATCTCGACAGCCAGTGCGCCATCGATCTCGCCGCTACGTACCCGGCGCAGGAGATCGGCGGAATCTCCGAACACCAGACGCACATTCAACTCGGGATAGCGCGCCTTTAACGCGATCACGTTGTTCGAAAGAAATCCCATCGCCGAGCCCGTTGCTCCGACCGTAATCGAGCCCGCGAGGTTGTCGGTGGTATCGGCGCCGAGTATCAGCGAATCGTAAGCGGCGACGACGCGACTCGCGTGAACCACCAGCGCGCGACCGGCTTCATTGAGCCGGATCATCCGGCGTGACCGGTCGAATAGCGGGCGGCGACATTCCTCTTCGAGCGTTCTCATCTGTTGTCCAACGGCTGCTTGCGTCAACGCCATGCGATCGGCAGCAGCGGCCAGCGAGCCGTATTTCTCGACCGCGAGAAAGGTGCGTAGCGTGCGGATTTCACTCATCTTGCGTCTCGCAGGTAGCCTGTCATGCCGGCAATTCTAAAGTTTCGGTTTATCAAACAGAAACAAAAATGTATTTTTATTTTTGCTTTCAGAAGCTCAGAATTGCGGCACACCTTTCGTGACGAACAACCATGCAAACAATCGCTCCCTTTCCCTTTGTTTCCGTGACCGGTGGCGCCTTTGAGCGAGGTCGCCAGTATGGCAAACAGGCGGCAGACCGGATTCGCAAAAGTGCCGACATGTATGGTCGTACGCTTGAAAATCTTGGCTATAGCGCGGCATCTCGAGACAAGTTGATCCTGTCGTTCGCAAAGAGCATCGGCGAATTCGGTGCGCACTACCTCGACGAAATGCACGGCATTGCCGAGGGCTCCGGTGTGCCGTTCGCAGACATCGTGATGATCAATGCGCGCACCGAAGTGCTCGCCAAAGCGCGCGCGGAGAAGGTGCCCGGCGTCGATGAAGAAGGCGGCGACGGATGTACCGGCGCCTTGATTCTTCCCGAGCGATCGGCGACAGGGCGCCTGATTCACGGGCAGAACTGGGACTGGCGTGCCGACTGTGTCGAAACCGGAGTTGTCCTGCGCGTGCACAACGACGACGGTCCCGACTTCCTCACGTTCGTCGAAGCGGGTGGCCTCGCGCGCAGCGGACTCAACAGCGCCGGGGTATCGATCACCGCCAATTATCTGGAGTCTTCACGCGACTTCGAAAGCCTTGGTGTTCCGTTGTCGCTGCTGCGTCGTAGCGCGCTCGAGCAGTCCGTTTTCGCGAATGCGTTGAAGATCGTGGCAACGACACCGAAGTCCTGTTCGAACAACGTGATGCTCGGTATGGCGGAGGGCTTTGGCATCGATCTCGAGTGCGCGCCCGATGAGCACTTCCCCATCTATCCCGGCGACGATCAACTGATCGTGCATGCGAATCATTGGGTCAGTCCGGTCGCCCGATCGAAGCTGGTCGATACGGGTTGCGAGAATTCGCCCGATAGCCACTATCGCGACTGGCGCGTGCGCAAGCTTTTGAATCAATCGGGGTTGATCGGCAGAGAGGAACTCAAACAGGCGCTGTTCGATTCATTCGGTACGCCGTTCGCGGTGTGCCGCCCGCCAAGACCCGGAACCCGCCATTCCACGACTGCAACGGTGGCGATGGTCGTTATGGAACCCGCGCTCGGCGAGATGGACGTTGCGCCGCTGCCGGCACTGAACCGAACGTTCACGCGCTATAGCCTGACGGCGGACCCGGTTCGGCTGGATGACCAGAATTCGAATCATCCAGCCGGGCGTGCCTGAGCGAACTGCTGCACTCGCCAAGTGTGAATCGTTACATCCTAAGGGGCGATATAGACACCGTTCATGGTGGCGTATGTACCCGACAACTTGGTCACGGTGATGGTGTGCTGGCCCCGAGTCAGCAATGGCGACGTATACACAGCTACGTTGGAGTGTCGTTCGCCATCGGCGGGTACCGTATTCACGACTTGTTGCGCGCCACCGTCGATAGCGATACCAAGGTTGCCCTGATCGATGTATTGCTCACCGAACACCTGGATGGCCGTGCCGGTAAATGACATGGTCATCGTATCGCTGTTGTTCATCGTGTAATGAAGGTCATGCAGGTAGTCATAGAAGGACGACCGGTTGTTGACCGCTTGCCATGAACCGCTGTAGGTGATCTGCGATGAATTGTCGCCAATGCGACCATTGATGCTGCTTTCCGTGATGGCGTCGCGAATTCTTTTTCGTCCCGCATGATCGAGCAAGGTTGAGGGAATGTCCGACATGGCGGTGATGGTGACGTTGCCGCTGTCGTTGCTGGCATCGACAGGAAGCGGCGGACAGGTGTTGTAATCGTTCAACGCCGCATCGACATAATTCCCGGTGATCCAGAAGTGCCCTGTGGGCTCGCATCCGCCCTGGACAGATTTAAACGGGCCGATCGAGTTAAAGGACGCATTGCCTTTCCAGTTGATCCACTCCGAACCGGCATCGTCGTAGTAGGTTCTCATGACGTTATTGCTGTTGTAAGCGACATTGCCGGTCACCTGCATACCATGAGCCAGAGTGGCCACCGGGTCGATCGTCACGCCATCCGATTTGTACTGATACTGCGCCTGATGGCCTTCGATGTATATCGCGCCTCCGTCTGTCAGCCCTTCC
This region includes:
- a CDS encoding MBL fold metallo-hydrolase, whose protein sequence is MLFHQFFDSASSTYTYVLASRAGGEALIIDPVKEHLHAYLGIIERLDLRLVHAIDTHTHADHITALGDLRDATHCCTIMGERSKAECVSRRVSEGEVLRADGIQLRALYTPGHTDESFSFVLNPDAPAAVFTGDVLLIGGTGRTDFQGGDAEQSWDSIVNKLFTLPDITVVYPAHDYRGRTSTSIGEEKVANPRITGKSKAEYVEIMNGLNLADPKMMDVAIPANLRCGRGD
- a CDS encoding LysR family transcriptional regulator, whose product is MSEIRTLRTFLAVEKYGSLAAAADRMALTQAAVGQQMRTLEEECRRPLFDRSRRMIRLNEAGRALVVHASRVVAAYDSLILGADTTDNLAGSITVGATGSAMGFLSNNVIALKARYPELNVRLVFGDSADLLRRVRSGEIDGALAVEMVRADTTSERWTPLYDEPLVLLASALIRSADEDSLALLQAQPFIRFERRSLTGANVERVLRRMHVKTNDVLEVNSIAAIIELVRQNVGVSIVPQLRHVQWSKDTLLDVLPLPVPGWRRVIGILEGHRQPHITSVLRAQLVQALIQA
- the pip gene encoding prolyl aminopeptidase, with protein sequence MYPPIEPYEHGFLDTGDGHRVYWELCGNPNGKPAIFLHGGPGGGCSEDHRRLFDPARYKIMLFDQRGCGRSTPYASLENNTTWHLVADIERLRELAGVEKWLVFGGSWGSSLALAYAETHPERVSELVVRGIFTLRRAELLWYYQDGASWLFPDLWEEYLAPIPVAERGDMMAAYRRRLTGDDEAVKRQAARAWSLWEGRTLTLLPSPELKEHFGDEEFAIAFARIENHYFVHQGFVEEGQLLRDAHRLANIPGVIIQGRYDVATPARTAWDLSRAWPTAKFELIPDAGHAFNEPGILRALIAATDGFANSSTGR
- a CDS encoding cytochrome P450/oxidoreductase, which gives rise to MSDAINPNRTASCPFHDNTGSPPSTSDGCPINHRAADFDPFEDAYQQDPPEYVRWAREQQPVFYSPKLGYWVVTRFDDIKAIFRDNMTFSPSIALEKITPTGPEANEVLASYGYAMSRTLVNEDEPAHMPRRRALMEPFTPEALERHKPMVRRLVRQYVDRFINDGKADLVDQILWEVPLTVALHFLGVPEEDMDTLRKYSIAHTVNTWGRPKPEEQVEVAQAVGKFWRFAGNVLEKMRSNPNGHGWMQYGIRKQKELPEVVTDSYLHSMMMAGIVAAHETTANATANALKLLLQHPQAWRDICDDPRLIPNAVEECLRHNGSIAAWRRLATRDVTISGVEIPAGSKLLIVTSSANRDERQFAGADLFDIRRENASDHLTFGYGSHQCMGKNLARMEMQIFLEAFTRRLPHMRLAEQRFSYVPNTSFRGPEHLLIEWDPALNPERNDLSVLRPRTAVRIGEPSAHAISRPVVVTSVIYAGADIVRVKLASRDGRPLPRWTPGSHIDVECGDTGISRQYSLCGNPAEAETFEIAVLKEHDSRGGSVWLHDAVKPGALLHIRGPRNHFRLDETAQRVVLIAGGIGITPISAMARRAKELGIDYEVHFSGRTRASMVLLDELSALHGDRLRVYVSDEDTRNDFSALRVDDATQVYACGPANMLDALEQIATNWPDNTLKIEHFVSSIGTRDPDREHAFDVELKDSGLVVTVAADQTLLAALRQANVDVQSDCEEGLCGSCEVRVLAGEVDHRDVVLTKTERQSNTRMMACCSRAQGTRLTLEL
- a CDS encoding GNAT family N-acetyltransferase, whose translation is MPFFAPVTLTTSRLVLRPLRHEDAPALFAIWSDVEAMRYFAFPAMTHLDQATDRIERKLKVSASGQDLVCVLELQATGEAIGTCDLFHVDEQCRRAEIGFSLQRKHWGSGYMTEAVSAVIGHAFGKPGLRRIEADIDPRNIASAGLLERLGFLREGLLRERWLVGDEVSDSALYGLLARDYQSCNTLPTPA
- a CDS encoding AIM24 family protein, which translates into the protein MNQLPRLLPTAATDETFGGVTYHIGGELVPVLSVDVSNTPVYFEHHILLWKNSNVRISIKPLKGAVKRMLAGMQVFVTEASGDGVIAFSRDGAGHVVPIHLRAGEELHVREHQFLAATENVEYTFERVRGITNMFLGQSGFFIDKFRGHREDGVLWLHGYGNVFEKVLAAGETIDVEPGGWLYKDPDVKMDTVVDRLSSGLFAAGFNFIVNRFTGPGRVGIQSMYVNNSTSDR
- a CDS encoding entericidin A/B family lipoprotein, with amino-acid sequence MLVRFVMLLAVGASILLTGCNTVAGAGQDISNSARTVQKAL
- a CDS encoding C45 family autoproteolytic acyltransferase/hydolase, whose translation is MQTIAPFPFVSVTGGAFERGRQYGKQAADRIRKSADMYGRTLENLGYSAASRDKLILSFAKSIGEFGAHYLDEMHGIAEGSGVPFADIVMINARTEVLAKARAEKVPGVDEEGGDGCTGALILPERSATGRLIHGQNWDWRADCVETGVVLRVHNDDGPDFLTFVEAGGLARSGLNSAGVSITANYLESSRDFESLGVPLSLLRRSALEQSVFANALKIVATTPKSCSNNVMLGMAEGFGIDLECAPDEHFPIYPGDDQLIVHANHWVSPVARSKLVDTGCENSPDSHYRDWRVRKLLNQSGLIGREELKQALFDSFGTPFAVCRPPRPGTRHSTTATVAMVVMEPALGEMDVAPLPALNRTFTRYSLTADPVRLDDQNSNHPAGRA